The Microbacterium sp. KUDC0406 genome includes a window with the following:
- a CDS encoding ferritin-like fold-containing protein yields the protein MVNWFWKKRSQPRRTLAVRSRGDLGDATRVDFAELAPELSRFLGQAAYLQLGYFETLTRGIRATPELARKEALSRAAGAALDKHRGIVRVITERGEDPTELMLPFRENLDDFRRMTIGARQEETLLAVYLTAGMLDDFYLALASSYGETGERVAEILREDDAGGEIVAIIQETIESDEEWRSLLSMWGRRLVGDTLLVCRGALRPERLALDEQRVEPVYTELMGAHARRMDAMGLAS from the coding sequence GTGGTCAACTGGTTCTGGAAGAAGCGCAGCCAGCCCCGGCGCACCCTCGCGGTGCGCAGCCGGGGCGACCTGGGCGACGCGACGCGCGTCGACTTCGCCGAGCTCGCACCCGAGCTGAGCCGCTTCCTCGGCCAGGCCGCGTACCTGCAGCTCGGGTACTTCGAGACCCTGACCCGCGGCATCCGTGCGACGCCGGAACTGGCTCGCAAGGAGGCGCTGTCGCGCGCCGCCGGCGCGGCCCTCGACAAGCATCGCGGCATCGTCCGCGTGATCACCGAGCGCGGCGAGGACCCCACCGAGCTGATGCTGCCGTTCCGCGAGAACCTCGACGACTTCCGCCGCATGACCATCGGCGCCCGTCAGGAGGAGACGCTGCTCGCGGTCTACCTGACCGCCGGCATGCTCGACGACTTCTATCTCGCTCTCGCGTCGAGCTACGGCGAGACGGGGGAGCGGGTCGCCGAGATCCTCCGCGAGGACGACGCGGGAGGCGAGATCGTCGCGATCATCCAGGAGACGATCGAGAGCGACGAGGAGTGGCGCTCCCTGCTGTCGATGTGGGGGCGCCGCCTGGTCGGCGACACCCTTCTCGTCTGCCGCGGCGCGCTGCGCCCCGAGCGCCTCGCCCTGGACGAGCAGCGGGTCGAGCCGGTCTACACCGAGCTGATGGGCGCGCACGCCCGCCGCATGGACGCGATGGGACTCGCCTCCTAG
- a CDS encoding DUF817 domain-containing protein — MQWGTSLERRIDVVARRVLQGAPHHGSRARLIEFAVFLLKQAWACIFGASLLVLIIAARLWYPDDALLARNDALTIAAVLIQVVMIAFRLETGRELWVIVIFHLTGTVMELFKTDVGSWQYAAGGFLHLGAVPLFSGFMYGAVGSYMVRVHRLFDLGFTRYPRRWLTVVLAAAIYANFFAHHFWIDLRWVLIVAVVVLWLPTRMYARSWRVTLRLPLLAVFAGVAVFIYAAENIGTWAGAWSYPNQADGWELVSPSKLTSWFLLMIISVVLVTLVYPPAGAR; from the coding sequence ATGCAGTGGGGCACCTCTCTCGAACGCCGTATCGACGTCGTCGCGAGACGCGTGCTCCAAGGGGCGCCGCATCACGGCAGCCGCGCCCGGCTGATCGAGTTCGCCGTCTTCCTGCTCAAGCAGGCGTGGGCGTGCATCTTCGGGGCGTCGCTGCTGGTGCTCATCATCGCCGCTCGCCTCTGGTATCCGGATGACGCGCTGCTCGCCCGCAACGACGCGCTCACGATCGCCGCGGTGCTGATCCAGGTCGTGATGATCGCATTCCGTCTGGAGACCGGCCGGGAGCTGTGGGTGATCGTGATCTTCCACCTCACCGGCACCGTCATGGAGTTGTTCAAGACGGACGTCGGGTCGTGGCAGTACGCCGCGGGCGGCTTTCTCCATCTCGGCGCGGTGCCCCTGTTCAGCGGGTTCATGTACGGCGCGGTCGGGTCGTACATGGTGCGCGTGCACCGGCTGTTCGATCTGGGCTTCACCCGCTATCCGCGGCGCTGGCTCACCGTCGTCCTCGCCGCGGCGATCTACGCGAACTTCTTCGCGCACCACTTCTGGATCGACCTGCGCTGGGTGCTGATCGTCGCGGTCGTCGTGCTCTGGCTCCCGACCCGGATGTACGCGCGGTCGTGGCGGGTGACCCTGCGACTGCCGCTGCTGGCGGTGTTCGCAGGGGTCGCGGTGTTCATCTACGCCGCCGAGAACATCGGCACCTGGGCGGGCGCCTGGTCGTATCCGAATCAGGCGGACGGCTGGGAGCTCGTCTCACCGAGCAAGCTCACCTCGTGGTTCCTGCTCATGATCATCTCGGTGGTGCTGGTCACGCTGGTGTATCCACCGGCGGGTGCCCGCTAA
- a CDS encoding PHP domain-containing protein yields MAGPGDLHLHSNHSDGTETPAEVVRQAHAHGLRTVALTDHDRTTGWDEAGDEAVALGMTFIPGMELSAKHEWRSVHVLGYLFDPTDAALVAETNRIRDDRIGRAERIVRNISRDYDLTWDDVLGQTSADATIGRPHIADALIARGIVVDRGEAFDGILHPRTGYYEPHYAPDPLTAVRLITDAGGVAIIAHPATAGRDRMMPAPFLERLIDAGLAGFEIEHRENTEQGKRMLREIAARRDLIVTGSSDYHGAGKPNVPGENTTGEDMLERLVARGTGSSPAVPGLITLLFSAGAAVLCGPSRSRYCSLLARRISA; encoded by the coding sequence ATCGCCGGTCCCGGCGACCTCCATCTGCACTCGAACCACTCCGACGGCACCGAGACGCCCGCAGAGGTGGTCCGTCAGGCGCACGCGCATGGTCTGCGCACCGTCGCGCTGACCGATCACGACCGCACCACGGGGTGGGACGAGGCCGGCGACGAGGCCGTCGCGCTCGGCATGACGTTCATCCCCGGCATGGAGTTGTCGGCGAAGCACGAGTGGCGCAGCGTGCACGTGCTCGGCTACCTGTTCGATCCGACGGACGCCGCACTGGTCGCCGAGACGAATCGCATCCGCGACGATCGCATCGGTCGTGCCGAGCGCATCGTGCGGAACATCTCGAGGGACTACGACCTGACCTGGGACGACGTGCTCGGGCAGACCTCTGCGGATGCCACGATCGGCCGCCCGCACATCGCCGACGCGCTGATCGCGCGGGGCATCGTGGTCGACCGCGGGGAGGCCTTCGACGGAATCCTGCATCCTCGCACCGGGTACTACGAGCCGCACTACGCGCCCGACCCGCTCACCGCGGTGCGCCTGATCACGGATGCCGGGGGAGTCGCGATCATCGCCCATCCCGCCACCGCCGGACGCGACCGGATGATGCCCGCGCCGTTCCTCGAGCGTCTCATCGACGCCGGGCTCGCCGGCTTCGAGATCGAGCATCGCGAGAACACCGAGCAGGGCAAGCGGATGCTGCGCGAGATCGCTGCCAGGCGCGACCTGATCGTCACCGGTTCGAGCGACTACCACGGCGCCGGAAAGCCCAATGTGCCGGGCGAGAACACCACCGGCGAGGACATGCTCGAGCGCCTGGTCGCCCGCGGCACCGGCTCGTCGCCGGCGGTACCCGGCCTGATCACGCTGCTGTTCTCCGCGGGCGCGGCTGTTCTCTGCGGGCCATCGCGCTCGCGCTACTGTTCTCTGCTCGCGCGGCGCATATCCGCGTAG
- a CDS encoding endonuclease/exonuclease/phosphatase family protein, whose translation MFRLLGLLLTVLYAIAAAVVVWPQFFRLEQTFPFAQLVASRGALLLAFAVVGALSLLLMIARPLRGFAASLLVVSILAGGAIGVIGAVRGLSGGSLPEKTEGSVRVMTWNTRGEAASADRIARTALDQKADIVTLPETAEGVGERIAVLMRESGRPMWVHNVNIRPDVQNGPQAWQTTVLISPELGDYSVIKSSTDGSSNTGSVPSVVAMPVDGQGPTVVAVHAVAPRQEAMDRWRTDLRWIADQCPKGDFILAGDFNATVDHMARLGVGGGDMGHCRDVATRTGTGMWGTWPSSIPALLAAPIDHIMASANWTPTGSVVIDDAAGSDHRALVAQLEPAR comes from the coding sequence ATGTTCCGACTTCTGGGTCTGCTGCTGACCGTGCTCTACGCGATCGCCGCGGCCGTCGTCGTGTGGCCGCAGTTCTTCCGGCTCGAGCAGACCTTCCCGTTCGCCCAGCTCGTGGCCTCGCGCGGAGCCCTGCTGCTCGCCTTCGCCGTGGTCGGCGCGCTCTCGCTGCTGCTGATGATCGCGCGGCCGCTGCGCGGCTTCGCGGCCTCCCTGCTGGTCGTCTCGATCCTCGCCGGCGGCGCGATCGGCGTGATCGGAGCGGTCCGCGGGCTCTCCGGAGGGTCCCTGCCCGAGAAGACCGAGGGGAGCGTGCGCGTGATGACATGGAACACCCGTGGTGAGGCCGCTTCCGCCGACCGGATCGCGCGCACGGCGCTCGACCAGAAGGCCGACATCGTCACCCTCCCCGAGACCGCGGAGGGCGTCGGAGAGCGGATCGCCGTGCTGATGCGCGAGAGCGGCCGGCCGATGTGGGTGCACAACGTCAACATCCGCCCCGACGTGCAGAACGGTCCGCAGGCATGGCAGACCACGGTGCTGATCTCGCCCGAGCTCGGCGACTACTCGGTGATCAAGTCGTCGACGGACGGCTCGAGCAACACCGGATCGGTGCCGAGCGTGGTCGCGATGCCGGTCGACGGGCAGGGTCCGACCGTGGTCGCCGTGCACGCCGTCGCGCCTCGCCAGGAGGCGATGGACCGGTGGCGCACCGACCTGCGCTGGATCGCGGATCAGTGCCCGAAGGGCGACTTCATCCTCGCCGGTGATTTCAACGCCACGGTCGACCACATGGCGCGTCTCGGCGTCGGCGGGGGCGACATGGGCCACTGCCGCGATGTCGCCACGCGCACCGGGACGGGCATGTGGGGCACCTGGCCGAGCAGCATCCCCGCACTGCTCGCGGCACCCATCGACCACATCATGGCGAGCGCCAACTGGACGCCCACCGGCTCGGTCGTCATCGACGACGCCGCCGGCTCCGACCATCGCGCGCTGGTGGCGCAGCTCGAGCCCGCACGCTGA
- a CDS encoding aminopeptidase P family protein, whose translation MSTPADGDAIADTADAAVVEEKTNRRQPFPQGFLDTISTGWAERTESLPAARAQAPYASARRDAVSKAFPGKRLVVPAGSLKQRSNDTDYPFRAHSAFAHLTGWATDSEPDSILVFEPTADGHDVTLYFRERADRTTAEFYSDATIGEFWIGPRPSLAGVAADLGVATAHLDGFAAGDDDLVVDADDDLTRLVSELRLVKDEYEIAEMKHAVAVTAAGFDDVIRDLPRAVEHPRGERIVEGIFHQRARSDGNWEGYDTIAASGPHACYLHWTRNDGAVIPGDLILIDAGVETDSLYTADITRTLPVSGTFTEVQRRVYETVREAADAAFAAARPGVRFRTVHEAAMKVIAERTAEWGVLPVSAEEALDADKGGQQRRYMVHGTSHHLGLDVHDCAQARREMYYDGELQAGMVFTIEPGLYFQIDDVTVPEELRGIGVRIEDDILMTEDGPVNLSAGIPRTADEVEAWIARTQEG comes from the coding sequence ATGAGTACCCCCGCAGACGGCGACGCGATCGCCGACACCGCCGACGCCGCCGTCGTCGAGGAGAAGACCAACCGGCGTCAGCCGTTCCCCCAGGGCTTCCTGGACACGATCTCGACCGGCTGGGCCGAGCGCACCGAGTCGCTGCCCGCCGCACGTGCGCAGGCGCCCTATGCCTCCGCCCGCCGCGACGCCGTGTCCAAGGCGTTCCCCGGTAAGCGCCTCGTGGTGCCCGCAGGCTCTCTCAAGCAGCGCAGCAACGACACCGACTACCCGTTCCGCGCGCACTCCGCCTTCGCGCACCTCACCGGGTGGGCCACCGACTCCGAGCCCGACTCGATCCTCGTCTTCGAGCCGACCGCCGACGGGCACGACGTCACGCTGTACTTCCGCGAGCGCGCCGACCGCACCACCGCCGAGTTCTACTCGGATGCGACGATCGGCGAGTTCTGGATCGGGCCGCGGCCGTCGCTGGCCGGCGTCGCCGCCGATCTCGGCGTGGCCACCGCGCATCTGGACGGCTTCGCCGCGGGCGACGACGACCTCGTCGTGGACGCCGACGACGACCTGACCCGGCTCGTCTCCGAGCTGCGCCTGGTCAAGGACGAGTACGAGATCGCCGAGATGAAGCACGCGGTCGCCGTCACCGCGGCCGGCTTCGACGACGTGATCCGCGATCTGCCCCGCGCCGTCGAGCACCCCCGCGGCGAGCGCATCGTCGAGGGCATCTTCCACCAGCGCGCCCGCAGCGATGGCAACTGGGAGGGCTACGACACGATCGCGGCATCCGGCCCGCACGCCTGCTACCTGCACTGGACCCGCAACGACGGCGCCGTGATCCCGGGCGACCTGATCCTCATCGATGCCGGTGTCGAGACCGACAGCCTCTACACCGCCGACATCACCCGCACGCTGCCGGTGTCCGGCACGTTCACCGAGGTGCAGCGCCGCGTGTACGAGACCGTGCGGGAGGCGGCGGATGCCGCGTTCGCGGCAGCCCGTCCCGGGGTGAGGTTCCGCACCGTGCACGAGGCCGCGATGAAGGTCATCGCGGAGCGGACGGCCGAGTGGGGCGTGCTGCCGGTGAGCGCCGAGGAAGCGCTCGACGCCGACAAGGGCGGCCAGCAGCGCCGTTACATGGTGCACGGCACGTCGCATCACCTCGGCCTGGATGTGCATGACTGCGCGCAGGCCCGCCGCGAGATGTACTACGACGGCGAGCTGCAGGCCGGCATGGTGTTCACGATCGAGCCCGGTCTGTACTTCCAGATCGACGACGTCACCGTGCCCGAGGAGCTGCGCGGCATCGGCGTGCGCATCGAGGACGACATCCTGATGACCGAGGACGGCCCGGTGAACCTGTCGGCCGGCATCCCGCGCACGGCCGACGAGGTCGAGGCCTGGATCGCCCGGACGCAGGAGGGATGA
- a CDS encoding phosphotransferase produces MPDALCGRGIPHPGVEVMSHRDLIPPNLLISPDGRLSGVLDTGSFGPVDPALDLVAAWHRFEADDREVLRSRIGSDDAEWRRGAAWALQQAVGLGWYYERSNPPMARLGLRTMARLLAADDLSG; encoded by the coding sequence ATGCCGGACGCGCTCTGTGGGCGCGGCATCCCGCATCCGGGAGTCGAGGTGATGTCGCACCGCGACCTGATCCCGCCCAATCTGCTGATCTCACCGGACGGGCGCCTGTCGGGAGTGCTCGACACCGGATCGTTCGGCCCGGTCGACCCGGCGCTGGATCTCGTCGCCGCCTGGCACCGTTTCGAGGCCGATGACCGCGAGGTGCTGCGATCGCGCATCGGCTCGGATGACGCCGAGTGGCGGCGCGGAGCCGCGTGGGCACTGCAGCAGGCGGTGGGCCTCGGCTGGTACTACGAGCGCTCGAACCCGCCGATGGCGCGCCTCGGCCTGCGCACGATGGCGCGACTGCTCGCCGCAGACGATCTCAGCGGCTGA
- a CDS encoding phosphotransferase enzyme family protein, with amino-acid sequence MDTEHPLTGGNATASVVRIGATVRKPWTAKTALVQDLVEHVRARGVDAPAPLGRDEQGRQILEFVPGAGPEVLDTDDLNRIGRMVRGIHDAAASFPFRTTDAWDVLLPAPDQPELICHGDVAPWNLIVGDRWVFIDWDGAGPSTRLWDLAYSASAFTLNDPAQDPQDAGARLAAFIAGYDADDGMRSLLPAAMAQRTAAMLRMLGQAHDRGEEPWGSMYVEGHGAHWRAVTEYVRAHEAVWRDALG; translated from the coding sequence GTGGACACCGAGCACCCGCTGACCGGCGGCAACGCGACCGCTTCCGTCGTGCGGATCGGCGCGACGGTGCGGAAGCCGTGGACGGCGAAGACGGCGCTCGTGCAAGATCTCGTCGAGCACGTCCGGGCTCGGGGCGTCGATGCGCCCGCCCCGCTCGGTCGTGACGAGCAGGGGCGGCAGATCCTGGAGTTCGTGCCGGGAGCGGGACCCGAGGTGCTCGACACCGACGACCTGAACCGGATCGGGCGCATGGTTCGCGGCATCCATGACGCGGCGGCCTCGTTCCCATTCCGCACGACGGATGCCTGGGACGTGCTGCTTCCGGCACCGGATCAGCCGGAGCTGATCTGTCACGGAGACGTGGCCCCGTGGAACCTGATCGTCGGCGACCGCTGGGTGTTCATCGACTGGGACGGCGCAGGGCCCAGCACCCGGCTGTGGGACCTGGCGTACTCGGCGTCGGCGTTCACGCTGAACGATCCCGCACAGGACCCGCAGGACGCCGGCGCCCGACTGGCCGCGTTCATCGCCGGTTACGACGCCGACGATGGGATGAGATCGCTTCTCCCTGCTGCGATGGCTCAGCGCACAGCGGCGATGCTCCGGATGCTCGGGCAGGCGCACGACCGCGGCGAGGAGCCGTGGGGGTCGATGTACGTCGAGGGTCACGGTGCCCACTGGCGCGCGGTGACCGAGTACGTGCGCGCGCACGAAGCCGTGTGGCGGGATGCTCTGGGCTGA
- a CDS encoding alpha/beta fold hydrolase, translating to MTDRLVETADGRVLHTMSLGAGDDLVVLEAGLGISGRYWGPVQQQVARSARVVAYERAGYGTSTPGPARHRDLAGLTDDLQAAIESEAHRRLVLVGHSWGGPIVRTLAARLAVAGSPPAGLVLVDQSDEHAADLYVSPMMRWSSASQAKLMPPLARMRLLAPLMRSTLTGLPEPWRTAAADASATVAAARAAAAELSHVADGVQQLMEASPDLSGVPVTVLSGARSTFADRRMRARLVAAHRETARALDARFVVAERSGHLIPVAEPELIATEAVAHFR from the coding sequence ATGACCGATCGACTCGTGGAGACCGCAGACGGCCGCGTGCTGCACACGATGAGCCTCGGTGCGGGCGACGACCTGGTCGTGCTCGAGGCCGGCCTCGGCATCAGCGGGCGGTACTGGGGGCCGGTGCAGCAGCAGGTCGCGCGGTCGGCGCGCGTGGTCGCCTACGAGCGAGCGGGGTACGGCACCAGCACGCCGGGTCCGGCGCGGCACCGCGACCTCGCGGGACTGACGGACGACCTGCAGGCGGCGATCGAGAGTGAGGCGCACCGGCGGCTCGTGCTCGTCGGGCACAGCTGGGGCGGTCCGATCGTGCGGACGCTGGCCGCGCGACTCGCCGTTGCCGGCTCGCCGCCGGCGGGCCTCGTTCTGGTGGATCAGAGCGATGAGCATGCTGCCGACCTCTACGTCTCACCGATGATGCGCTGGTCATCCGCCTCCCAGGCGAAGCTGATGCCGCCGCTCGCGCGGATGCGGCTGCTCGCCCCGCTGATGCGCTCGACGCTCACCGGACTGCCGGAGCCGTGGCGCACCGCCGCTGCAGACGCCTCTGCCACGGTTGCGGCAGCGCGGGCCGCGGCCGCCGAGCTGAGTCACGTCGCGGACGGCGTCCAGCAGCTGATGGAGGCATCGCCGGATCTGAGCGGGGTCCCAGTCACCGTCCTCTCCGGCGCACGCAGCACCTTCGCCGACCGGCGGATGCGCGCGCGGCTGGTCGCGGCGCACCGAGAGACCGCGCGCGCACTCGATGCGAGGTTCGTCGTGGCCGAGCGCTCCGGCCATCTGATCCCGGTCGCCGAACCCGAACTCATCGCGACGGAAGCCGTCGCGCACTTCCGGTGA
- a CDS encoding HAD family hydrolase, whose amino-acid sequence MITTVLFDLDGVIRHFDPEVTADIERRHGVAAGELARVAFEPRLAGMLVTGRLPRADWVSAVGEAIGSAEAAMQWGAQQAHVDPDVLALAAEIRDRGIRTAILTNGTDTIAEETSALGLTGAFDPIFNSAEIGHAKPDARVFAHVIEALGCAPDEIFFIDDSATNVAGAVAAGLHAHRFTDAVDLRHALRAHLGD is encoded by the coding sequence ATGATCACGACCGTTCTCTTCGACCTCGACGGCGTGATCCGGCATTTCGATCCCGAGGTCACGGCGGACATCGAGCGGCGACACGGAGTCGCTGCGGGGGAGCTCGCTCGAGTCGCTTTCGAACCGCGGCTCGCCGGCATGCTCGTCACAGGCCGGCTGCCCCGTGCCGACTGGGTGTCCGCCGTCGGCGAGGCGATCGGCAGCGCTGAGGCTGCGATGCAGTGGGGCGCACAGCAGGCGCACGTCGATCCGGACGTGCTCGCGCTCGCCGCAGAGATCCGCGATCGCGGCATCCGCACTGCGATCCTCACCAACGGCACCGACACGATCGCCGAAGAGACCTCGGCACTCGGACTCACAGGCGCCTTCGACCCGATCTTCAACTCCGCCGAGATCGGGCATGCGAAGCCTGATGCGCGAGTGTTCGCGCACGTCATCGAGGCACTCGGATGCGCGCCCGACGAGATCTTCTTCATCGACGACTCCGCGACGAACGTCGCCGGTGCGGTTGCGGCGGGCTTGCACGCCCATCGGTTCACGGACGCAGTTGATCTGCGCCACGCGCTGCGCGCACACCTCGGTGACTAG
- a CDS encoding metallophosphoesterase family protein, which translates to MDRIALISDVHGNLGALDAVLADIHHRGIEQIVNLGDTAGKGPRGEAAVQRCREACAVNVRGNWDDFLPGIADDASEGLVWWRDELSGSSRAWLQDLPLSHDLMMSGRRIRLFHASAESPHKRVHFHHTPEQFAAMFENTAMTGDGPAPDVVGYADIHDAYIESEGGRTLFNVGSVGNPLDEPTPSYVILEGLLGVEDVAPFGIQFVRVPYDIEAEVEVAERLGMPERDVWTVELRTARYRGMQ; encoded by the coding sequence GTGGATCGCATCGCCCTCATCTCCGACGTGCACGGCAATCTCGGGGCGCTCGACGCGGTGCTCGCCGACATCCACCACCGCGGGATCGAGCAGATAGTCAACCTGGGCGACACGGCGGGGAAGGGACCGCGCGGCGAGGCGGCCGTGCAGCGCTGCCGTGAGGCATGCGCGGTGAATGTGCGCGGCAACTGGGACGACTTCCTGCCCGGCATCGCCGACGACGCCTCGGAAGGGCTGGTCTGGTGGCGCGATGAGCTGTCTGGTTCGAGCCGCGCCTGGCTGCAGGATCTGCCGCTCAGCCACGACCTGATGATGAGCGGACGGCGGATCCGGCTGTTCCACGCGTCGGCGGAGAGCCCGCACAAGCGGGTGCACTTCCACCACACGCCGGAGCAGTTCGCCGCGATGTTCGAGAACACGGCGATGACCGGCGACGGCCCGGCTCCCGATGTGGTCGGCTATGCGGACATCCACGACGCCTACATCGAGTCCGAAGGCGGCCGGACGCTGTTCAACGTCGGGAGCGTGGGAAATCCACTGGACGAGCCGACGCCGTCGTACGTCATCCTCGAGGGCCTTCTCGGCGTGGAGGACGTCGCGCCCTTCGGCATCCAGTTCGTGCGCGTGCCGTACGACATCGAGGCCGAGGTCGAGGTGGCCGAGCGGCTCGGGATGCCGGAGCGCGATGTCTGGACCGTCGAGCTGCGCACGGCGCGGTATCGCGGAATGCAGTGA
- a CDS encoding alpha/beta hydrolase family protein — MRIPVDLPAETVSAAWEPVDGGDVVAIAHGAGTGMDHPFLLGFFEALRAEGFSTLRFNFPYVDAGRRMPGPAAQAITTWRGVVAWARAQVPEARVFASGRSYGGRMASMAVAEGLDVDGLVYLGYPLHPPGRPDKPRVEHLPAIVPPQLFLSGTNDPFIQPPSQLEAAVASCQDARLEWVEGGGHSFEVKGRKRSASEIGAALAPLVAEFLTSAA; from the coding sequence ATGAGGATCCCCGTCGATCTGCCTGCGGAGACGGTGTCGGCCGCCTGGGAGCCGGTGGACGGCGGCGACGTCGTGGCGATCGCACACGGTGCGGGCACGGGGATGGATCATCCGTTCCTGCTCGGATTCTTCGAGGCGCTCCGTGCCGAGGGATTCTCGACGCTGCGGTTCAACTTCCCCTACGTGGACGCAGGCAGGCGGATGCCGGGCCCGGCCGCGCAGGCGATCACGACCTGGCGCGGTGTCGTCGCCTGGGCGCGTGCTCAGGTGCCGGAGGCGCGCGTGTTCGCGTCCGGCAGGTCGTACGGCGGGCGGATGGCCTCGATGGCGGTCGCCGAGGGACTCGACGTGGACGGGCTCGTGTACCTCGGATATCCCCTGCACCCGCCCGGGAGGCCCGACAAGCCGCGCGTCGAGCATCTTCCGGCGATCGTCCCGCCACAGCTGTTCCTGTCCGGCACGAACGACCCGTTCATCCAGCCGCCGTCGCAGCTCGAAGCGGCGGTGGCGTCGTGCCAGGACGCCCGGCTCGAATGGGTCGAAGGAGGCGGGCATTCCTTCGAGGTGAAGGGTCGCAAACGCTCGGCATCCGAGATCGGGGCGGCGCTCGCGCCGCTCGTGGCGGAGTTCCTGACGTCGGCGGCGTGA
- a CDS encoding general stress protein translates to MSMLNRPANGTDVGEIVFSVRDYESAQKTVSKLIAGEVPARDIAIVGMGVRTIERVTGRLGYAMAARSGAINGVLIGLFLSAIMLFGNPNAPITLFLGFVFIGVALGMIMSLISFAIVRRRRDFASVTQLAADHYEVRVQSASLAKARQVVGASTRAEPVRPAVNLDEPPRYGERIASDGSNAQPTTGTQDPASGPSQPADATAQPASAPQPPAAPPLPPMPAPPVPGSEDAPDEPPAGPEQDADFASAPEQESGGGADKHDEGR, encoded by the coding sequence ATGAGCATGCTGAACCGACCGGCGAACGGCACCGATGTGGGAGAGATCGTCTTCTCGGTGCGTGACTACGAGAGCGCTCAGAAGACGGTCTCGAAGCTGATCGCCGGTGAGGTGCCCGCTCGCGACATCGCGATCGTGGGCATGGGCGTGCGCACCATCGAGCGCGTCACCGGACGGCTCGGCTACGCGATGGCCGCGCGATCCGGCGCCATCAACGGCGTCCTCATCGGGCTCTTCCTCTCGGCGATCATGCTGTTCGGCAACCCGAACGCCCCGATCACGCTTTTCCTCGGATTCGTGTTCATCGGCGTCGCACTCGGCATGATCATGAGCCTGATCTCGTTCGCGATCGTGCGGCGCCGCCGCGACTTCGCGAGCGTCACGCAGCTCGCCGCGGATCACTACGAGGTGCGCGTGCAGTCGGCGTCGCTGGCGAAGGCGCGTCAGGTGGTCGGCGCGTCGACGCGAGCCGAGCCGGTGCGCCCCGCCGTCAACCTCGACGAACCGCCGAGGTACGGCGAGCGGATCGCATCGGACGGGTCGAACGCTCAGCCGACGACGGGCACACAGGATCCGGCATCCGGTCCGTCGCAGCCGGCGGATGCCACGGCGCAGCCGGCCTCGGCCCCGCAGCCTCCTGCGGCACCTCCGCTGCCCCCCATGCCCGCGCCGCCGGTTCCGGGGTCCGAGGATGCTCCGGATGAGCCGCCCGCCGGGCCTGAGCAGGACGCCGACTTCGCATCGGCACCGGAACAGGAATCCGGCGGTGGCGCGGACAAGCACGACGAGGGACGATGA
- a CDS encoding DUF1003 domain-containing protein: MAREPRLDKPLDRGVAARPSASSRDRFGRFTEWVARAMGTPTFLLILTLFCAAWIAWNTMMPENLRFDDAALGFTALTLMLSLQASYAAPLILLAQNRQDDRDRVQIEQDRQRAERNMADTEYLAREVVALRIALEERSAQTVTRDVLRQELKALLGELEASRDDDQENAQ, encoded by the coding sequence ATGGCCCGCGAGCCCCGCCTCGACAAGCCGCTGGACCGGGGCGTCGCCGCTCGTCCCTCCGCGTCCTCGCGCGACAGGTTCGGACGGTTCACCGAGTGGGTGGCCCGCGCCATGGGCACCCCGACCTTCCTGCTGATCCTGACGCTGTTCTGCGCCGCGTGGATCGCGTGGAACACGATGATGCCCGAGAACCTGCGATTCGACGACGCAGCGCTGGGCTTCACCGCGCTCACCCTCATGCTGTCGCTGCAGGCGTCGTACGCCGCCCCGCTCATCCTGCTCGCGCAGAACCGGCAGGATGACCGCGACCGGGTGCAGATCGAGCAGGATCGGCAGCGCGCCGAGCGCAACATGGCAGACACCGAATACCTGGCCCGCGAGGTCGTGGCGCTGCGCATCGCGCTCGAGGAGCGCAGCGCGCAGACCGTGACCCGCGACGTGCTCCGGCAGGAGCTGAAGGCGCTGCTCGGCGAGCTCGAGGCCTCACGCGACGACGATCAGGAGAACGCGCAGTGA